One region of Aeromicrobium sp. Sec7.5 genomic DNA includes:
- a CDS encoding cold-shock protein — translation MPTGTIRWFSAERAHGFIEPDGGGPEVFARAADLSPVVPEAFSPGVRVVYDVDVSTEAPEARRIQVI, via the coding sequence GTGCCCACCGGCACCATCCGGTGGTTCTCCGCCGAGCGCGCCCATGGGTTCATCGAGCCCGACGGCGGCGGACCGGAGGTCTTCGCCCGGGCCGCCGACCTCAGCCCGGTGGTCCCCGAGGCGTTCAGCCCCGGTGTGCGGGTCGTCTACGACGTCGACGTGTCCACCGAGGCGCCCGAGGCGCGTCGCATCCAGGTCATCTAG
- a CDS encoding FUSC family protein, which translates to MAARSRDALARHPRVPRAAKAAVAAVLAWLAVQPLGGAADEYPYYAPLGAVIAVSATVADSVRASVQGVAAILLGAALAVGAGAVVPTVPGLAVVVFLGTLVAGWWRLGEMGSWAPVSALFVLIIGSSGLAEYVTGYVLLTGLGAAVGVLVNTVFPPMPLAPGDRELTEVREALAAQLDDLAGGLRHEQLPNRSAWLERHHDIRPQARAMGLLVARSAQVRRVNWRARRWQDHADRQAEHARALERLSLVVDDLAGLLVRRENADLATVALGPRLRGPAATAMEAVAGMLRDHDAGDDPPSSKAVDEAERAVERLMDAVTERMRAGSTDVLEAGAIVTALRQLVATA; encoded by the coding sequence GTGGCGGCCCGGAGCCGGGACGCCCTGGCGCGACACCCACGCGTCCCTCGCGCGGCGAAGGCGGCCGTCGCCGCGGTCCTGGCGTGGTTGGCGGTGCAACCTCTGGGTGGCGCGGCGGACGAGTACCCGTACTACGCGCCCCTGGGTGCTGTCATCGCCGTCTCGGCGACGGTCGCCGACTCGGTGCGCGCGTCAGTGCAAGGGGTCGCAGCGATCCTGCTCGGTGCCGCACTCGCGGTGGGTGCGGGCGCGGTGGTCCCGACGGTGCCCGGGCTGGCGGTCGTCGTGTTCCTCGGGACGCTCGTCGCGGGATGGTGGCGCCTGGGCGAGATGGGCAGCTGGGCGCCGGTCTCGGCGTTGTTCGTCCTCATCATCGGCAGCAGCGGGCTCGCGGAGTACGTGACCGGATACGTCCTGCTGACCGGACTCGGAGCCGCGGTCGGCGTGCTGGTCAACACGGTCTTCCCGCCGATGCCCCTCGCGCCGGGCGACCGGGAGCTGACGGAGGTCCGGGAGGCGCTCGCCGCGCAGCTCGACGACCTGGCCGGCGGCCTGCGTCACGAGCAGCTCCCGAATCGCTCCGCCTGGCTCGAGCGGCACCACGACATCCGGCCCCAGGCCCGCGCGATGGGCCTGCTCGTGGCACGGTCGGCGCAGGTGCGTCGCGTGAACTGGCGGGCCCGTCGGTGGCAGGACCATGCTGATCGACAGGCCGAGCACGCTCGCGCGCTGGAGCGGCTCTCGCTGGTCGTCGACGACCTCGCCGGGCTCCTGGTGCGGCGCGAGAACGCCGATCTCGCGACGGTCGCCCTCGGGCCCCGTCTGCGCGGGCCGGCCGCGACGGCGATGGAGGCGGTCGCCGGCATGTTGCGCGACCACGACGCCGGGGACGACCCGCCGTCGTCGAAGGCCGTCGACGAGGCGGAGCGTGCCGTGGAGAGGCTCATGGATGCGGTCACCGAGCGGATGCGCGCGGGGAGCACGGACGTGTTGGAGGCGGGCGCGATCGTGACGGCCCTGCGTCAGCTCGTCGCGACGGCGTGA
- a CDS encoding VOC family protein, with the protein MPVTVTDYSHVRLTVSDIAASRAFYDSVFGFDVAFELPENPDAETREQLAFLFGGVIYSFAGGLLGLRPVAPGQDMFDEDRAGLDHISFTVPDRAALEQAVEVLDGLGVAHEDIKDIGGMSILEFRDPDNIALELTAG; encoded by the coding sequence ATGCCCGTCACCGTGACCGACTACAGCCACGTGCGCCTGACCGTGAGCGACATCGCGGCGTCGCGCGCGTTCTACGACTCGGTCTTCGGGTTCGACGTGGCCTTCGAGCTTCCCGAGAATCCTGACGCCGAGACCCGTGAGCAGCTCGCCTTCCTGTTCGGGGGCGTCATCTACTCGTTCGCCGGCGGCCTGCTCGGGCTGCGACCCGTCGCCCCGGGCCAGGACATGTTCGACGAGGACCGCGCCGGCCTCGACCACATCAGCTTCACCGTGCCGGATCGCGCCGCGCTCGAGCAGGCGGTGGAGGTGCTGGACGGCCTCGGCGTCGCGCACGAGGACATCAAGGACATCGGCGGCATGTCGATCCTGGAGTTCCGGGACCCCGACAACATCGCCCTCGAGCTCACCGCGGGCTGA
- a CDS encoding WhiB family transcriptional regulator — MPLIEVYEWQHSAACTGLDSSVFFSPSAERGAAKHLREQGAKAVCARCPVVHECREHALSVREPYGVWGGLTVEEREQLQRVPKAG; from the coding sequence ATGCCGTTGATCGAGGTCTACGAATGGCAGCACAGCGCTGCCTGCACGGGCCTGGACTCCTCGGTGTTCTTCTCACCGTCCGCCGAGCGCGGTGCGGCCAAGCACCTGCGCGAGCAGGGCGCCAAGGCCGTGTGCGCCCGCTGCCCCGTGGTCCACGAGTGCCGCGAGCACGCGCTCTCCGTGCGCGAGCCGTACGGCGTCTGGGGAGGTCTCACCGTCGAGGAGCGCGAGCAGCTCCAGCGCGTCCCGAAGGCCGGCTGA
- a CDS encoding GAF and ANTAR domain-containing protein — protein sequence MDVRRLLSDMALEVQHLTPAETFERIAHYARTAVDARDSGIMMVRARAKVAPVSSTSDDVDRAHRLQVECGEGPCLEAIFGTESSYVTGDAENDPRWPRWGSRVADLGYRSVVSVRLATVDRTYGSLNAYSRDVDDFSDQDLEVMKYLAVHATVAIAGSLAVVGLQAALESRNLIGQAQGILMTTYDLDADGAFQYLRRLSMDGNQRLFDVATQVVEQRHQLRSDRVRPQPQDDD from the coding sequence ATGGATGTCCGTCGCCTGCTGTCCGACATGGCGCTCGAGGTGCAGCACCTCACGCCTGCCGAGACGTTCGAGCGGATCGCCCACTACGCGCGGACGGCCGTCGACGCGCGCGACTCGGGCATCATGATGGTCCGGGCCCGGGCGAAGGTCGCACCGGTGTCCAGCACCTCCGACGACGTCGACCGAGCCCACCGGCTGCAGGTCGAGTGCGGCGAGGGTCCCTGCCTGGAAGCCATCTTCGGCACCGAGTCCAGCTACGTCACCGGCGACGCGGAGAATGACCCGCGCTGGCCGAGGTGGGGCTCGCGGGTGGCTGACCTGGGGTACCGGAGCGTCGTCAGCGTCCGGCTCGCGACCGTCGATCGGACCTACGGGTCGTTGAACGCCTACTCCCGGGACGTGGACGACTTCTCCGACCAGGACCTCGAGGTCATGAAGTACCTCGCCGTCCACGCCACCGTGGCGATCGCGGGCTCCCTGGCCGTCGTCGGCCTGCAGGCGGCGCTGGAGTCACGCAACCTGATCGGGCAGGCCCAGGGCATCTTGATGACCACGTACGACCTCGACGCCGACGGCGCCTTCCAGTACTTGCGGCGCCTCTCCATGGACGGCAACCAGCGCCTCTTCGACGTGGCCACCCAGGTCGTCGAGCAGCGCCACCAGCTGCGCTCGGACCGCGTCCGGCCGCAGCCGCAGGACGACGACTAG